AGCCTGCCCGGGAGAGGGCCGGCTCCCGGCGTCCGCGTGTGGGCGGCGGACCTCCGTGCTCGTGCGTGGCGGCTTCGGGACGCAGGTCCAGCCGGCGCAGGGTCTGGGCGTTCAGCGCCACGATGATCGTCGAGGCGCTCATGAGCAGGGCGCCGACGGCGGGCGGCAGGACGATGCCCCACGGCGCCAGCACCCCGGCAGCCAGCGGGATGGCGACGATGTTGTACCCGGCGGCCCAGACCAGATTCTCGACCATCTTACGGTAGCTGGCCCGGGAGAGCTCCATGACGCTCACCACGCCGCGGGGGTCGTTCGAGGCCAGGATGACGCCGGCCGACTCGATAGCGACGTCGGTCCCGGCGCCGATCGCGATGCCCACATCGGCGCGAGCGAGCGCCGGGGCGTCGTTCACGCCGTCGCCGACCATCGCCACCCGCTCCCCGCGCTGCTGGAGCGTCGCAACCGCGTTGGCCTTGTCCTCCGGCAGGACTTCGGCGAAGACCTCATCGACGCCGAGTTCGGCCCCGACTGCCTCGGCCACCGGCCGCGCGTCGCCGGTGATCATCACCACGCGGATGCCGCGGGCGTGCAGCGCCTCGACGGCTTCGCGCGACTCGGGCCGGACCTCGTCCTCCAGTGCGAGCGCGCCGACGACCCGGCCGTCTCGGACGACGTGCAGCACCGCCGCGCCGCGCTCCTGCCAGGGCCGCACGCGCTCGGCAAGGGCATCCGGCACCTCCAAACCCCGCTCGCGCAGCAGGTTCGGGCCGCCCACGGCGACCTCGACGCCGTCGACCTGGGCCTCGACGCCGCGCCCGGCGATGGCGCGGAAGTCCTTCGCACGCGGGACGCTGACCCGCCGAGCCTCGGCGGCGGTGACGATGGCGCGGGCTAGCGGGTGCTCGCTGTCCGCCTCGACCGCGGCGGCCTCGGCCAGCAGCGCGTCGGCGTCGTCGTCGAGCGCGACGATACCGGTGACCGCGTGCTCGCCGCGGGTGAGTGTCCCGGTCTTGTCAAACAGCACCGTGGTGATCTCGCGCATGCGCTCCAGGGCCAGCCGGTCCCGGACCAGGATGCCCTGGCGTGCCGAGAGGGAGGTCGAGAGCGCGATCACCAGCGGGATCGCCAGGCCGAGCGCGTGGGGGCACGAGATCACGAGCACGGTCACCGTGCGGACCACCCCGGAGTCGATGTCCCCGAGTACGGTCCAGATGATGAAGGTGGCGAGGCCGGCCACGACCGCGACGTAGAACAGCAGCGCAGCGGCGCGGTCGGCCAGCGCCTGTGCCCGCGAGCGCGACTGCTGCGCCTCCGTCACCAGCCGCTCGATCCCGGCCAGGGCGGTATCGGCCCCGACCGCGTCGACGCGCACCCGCAGCGCCGAGCCCTGGGCAACGCTCCCGGCGACGACCGGGTCGCCGATCTCCTTCGGCACCGGGCGCGACTCGCCGGTCAGCATCGACTCGTCCAACTCGGCCCGGCCATCGACGATCGTGCCGTCGGCCGGGACCCGCGCTCCAGGGCGCACCAGGACGATGTCGCCGGGGCGGAGCGAATCGAGCGGCACCCGCTCGACCGTGCCGTCGACGACGCGCTCGGCCTCATCCGGTAGGAGCGCGGCCAGAGCCTGGAGCGCGCCCTGCGCCTGACCGAGTGCCCGCATCTCGAGCCAGTGGCCGAGGAGCATGACGTCGATCAGCAGCGCCAGCTCCCACCAGAACTCGAGGTTGAACCAGCCGAGCGTACTGGCGGCGCTGGCGACGAAGGCGACGACGATCGCCATGGAGATGAGGAGCATCATCCCCGGCTGGCGCGTCCGGATCTCATCCCAGCCACCCAGGATAAAGACCGCGCCGCCGTAGAAGAAGACGACCGTGCCCAGCACTGGCGGGATCAGGTCGCTGCCGGGGAAGACCGGCATGCTGAAGCCGAGCCAGTCCTGGAGCATCTCGCTGTAGAGCAGGATCGGGATGGTCAGGATCAGGTTGATCCAGAAGCGCCGTCGGAAGACGTCGGCGTGTCCCTCGTGCCCGGCGTGCCCGCCATGACCGGCATGGCCGCCATGGGCCGGGTGGTCGGCGTGGCCGCTGTGCTCGGCGTGGGCCTCGTGCGCGTCGTGCCCCGCGTGTCCGGCGTGCGTCGTGTGGGCCGCGTGCTCCAGCTCCCCGGCGCGTCCCTCAACCGAGGCCATGCGCTCCGCGTGGTCATGGTCCGCGTGATCCGTATGCTCCCGGTGCTCGGGGTGGCCCGCGTGGTCCACGTGCTCGGTGTGCTCCGTGTGTCCAGACTCCGGATGGGCCGCGTGGTTACCATGGCCGCGCCGGTGGTGCTCCGGATGCTGTGGCGTCGAACTCATCGTGGGGAACCCTTCTTGGAGGAGAACCGTATGGATGAGCGCCCAGTTTGCCGGGCGCCTGCCGCCGAGTGGGCGGCGGGTGGTGGCGCCATTATACCCCCAGGGGGTATATCGGTCAAGGGGCGTTTGTGTCGGCGTCGTGCGCCAGGCGCCCGTCACTCTCCGGCCGCGTCCGGGCGGTGCCCGTCAGGGGACATGCGAGATGCGTGATGCGTCATGCGTGATGCGTCACACGTCATGCGTCATACGTCATACGTCACCCGTGGTGCTCCCCTCTCCCCTGGTGGGAGAGGGGGCGGGGGGTGAGGGGGACGTATGACGCATCACGCATGACGTGTTTGTGACTGCCTACGACAGACTACACGTGGCCAGTGGGGGACTGGTGGGACCGGGGCTGCCGGTGGGTCCGGGCTCCTCGGTGATGCCCATCGCCTGGTAGTCGGCGATGGGGCGCGGGGCCTGCAGGCGCAGGACGGCACGGCCGGAGTCGTCGACGGTGAAGACCCCGGCGCTGGTGCGGGCCTCTCCCTCCCGGAGCCAGACCTGATAGACCCGGCCGTCCGGGGTCGGTGGGATCTCCGTCACGACCAGCAGCGCCTCGTGGTCGTCTTCCGAGACGTAGAGCGTGCCGTAGGCGTGGGTGGCGCCTTCTGAGACGAGCGGGATCGCGCGGGCGGCTCCGGTGAGTGCCGCGGCGGCCATCTGCTGTTCCTCGCGCAGTTCGGCCAGGTCGGAGCGAACGTGCGCGAGGTCGCGGGCGATCAGAGCGAGCGCGATGCCGAGCCCGACGATGAGCACTGCGGCGGCGGCCAGGGCGAAGCGCATCCAGCGCGGCGTATCCAGCCGGCTGACGGGTGCCGGTGTCGCAGCGGCTGGCGGGTCCTGCGGGGTCGGCGGTGAGCCGTCCGCGTCCGCGTCCAACCGGGCGAGGAGGCGGTCGCGCAGGTCGGTGGGCGGGTCGGCCACCGGTGCCAGCGTCGCGAGCGCGCCGATGGTGGCCTCGAGCCGCGCGCGCTCCCGTTGGCAGACCGGGCAGGTAGCAAGGTGCGCGGCCACGGCCTCGCAACCCTCGTCGTCGAGGGCGCCGAGGAGATAGGCTGGCAGGTCGTCGGCCACCTCGTCGTGGCTTAGGGCACGTCGGTCCATACCTCTGCTTCTTCCAGGATGTCGGCCAGGCGCCGTAGCGCCGTGCGCACCCGCGTCTTGATTGTACCCAGCGGCACATCCAGGTGAGCCGACATCTGGCTCTGCGTCATACCCCGGAAGTACGCGAGCTCGATCACCTCGCGCTGGGCCGGCGTTAGCTCCTCCAGCGCGGCCCGCATCCGGTCAGCGACCGTGTGCGTCCAGATCTGGTCGCCCGGCTCAGGGTCCGGGTCAACGATACGCTCCTCGAAGGGAGCGCCCCGGTCGTCGTCGTGGAACGTCTCGCGCGACCGGCGCCGGAGCAGGTCGATCGCCCGGTTGCGTGCCACCCGCAGGATCCAGGGACCAAAGGCACCGCGCTCGCTGATGTAGGTCTCCGGCCGCTGCCAGAGGGTGAGGAAGGCGTCCTGGACCACGTCCTCAGCCGCGCGCCGGTCGTGGAGGATATGGAGCGCGAGCGAGTAGACCGGCCGGGCGTAGCGATCGTAGAGCAGGGCGAGCGCGTCCTGGTCGCGCGCCCGGATGCGCTCGATCAACTCCTGGTCGCTCGGCGAAACCGACACGGCGCACCCCTGCTCTCTGATCGACGCTCGGCCGAGGCCCTGGGGGCGCCCGGGCCGCGATCGCGCTGTGGTGACGGGCAGATTATACGCCATACGCGTGCGCAAGCCGCCCCGTTACGGGGCATTCTGGGTACTCATTTCCCACAACGCCGCGCGTGTCCGATCCCTTCCGGGGTGGGGGACTCCTACGGACTTGGACTCGTTTGTCGGGTCTCCGGCGGTTGCGCGTGCCCGCGCCGGGTGGTGCGAGGGTGACCGGACCGTGTTCAGGGCCCGGGGGTAAACCCCGGGCTGACAAGGCGAAGCCGGCTAAAGCCGGCTGTGGATGGTTTCGCGCTCACATCCCGGCATTCGGTTCCACCGCTCGGTACGTGCCCGGGAGTAAACTCCCGGGCTGACAATACAAAGCC
This genomic window from Sphaerobacter thermophilus DSM 20745 contains:
- a CDS encoding heavy metal translocating P-type ATPase, yielding MSSTPQHPEHHRRGHGNHAAHPESGHTEHTEHVDHAGHPEHREHTDHADHDHAERMASVEGRAGELEHAAHTTHAGHAGHDAHEAHAEHSGHADHPAHGGHAGHGGHAGHEGHADVFRRRFWINLILTIPILLYSEMLQDWLGFSMPVFPGSDLIPPVLGTVVFFYGGAVFILGGWDEIRTRQPGMMLLISMAIVVAFVASAASTLGWFNLEFWWELALLIDVMLLGHWLEMRALGQAQGALQALAALLPDEAERVVDGTVERVPLDSLRPGDIVLVRPGARVPADGTIVDGRAELDESMLTGESRPVPKEIGDPVVAGSVAQGSALRVRVDAVGADTALAGIERLVTEAQQSRSRAQALADRAAALLFYVAVVAGLATFIIWTVLGDIDSGVVRTVTVLVISCPHALGLAIPLVIALSTSLSARQGILVRDRLALERMREITTVLFDKTGTLTRGEHAVTGIVALDDDADALLAEAAAVEADSEHPLARAIVTAAEARRVSVPRAKDFRAIAGRGVEAQVDGVEVAVGGPNLLRERGLEVPDALAERVRPWQERGAAVLHVVRDGRVVGALALEDEVRPESREAVEALHARGIRVVMITGDARPVAEAVGAELGVDEVFAEVLPEDKANAVATLQQRGERVAMVGDGVNDAPALARADVGIAIGAGTDVAIESAGVILASNDPRGVVSVMELSRASYRKMVENLVWAAGYNIVAIPLAAGVLAPWGIVLPPAVGALLMSASTIIVALNAQTLRRLDLRPEAATHEHGGPPPTRGRREPALSRAG
- a CDS encoding RNA polymerase sigma factor — protein: MSVSPSDQELIERIRARDQDALALLYDRYARPVYSLALHILHDRRAAEDVVQDAFLTLWQRPETYISERGAFGPWILRVARNRAIDLLRRRSRETFHDDDRGAPFEERIVDPDPEPGDQIWTHTVADRMRAALEELTPAQREVIELAYFRGMTQSQMSAHLDVPLGTIKTRVRTALRRLADILEEAEVWTDVP
- a CDS encoding anti-sigma factor: MDRRALSHDEVADDLPAYLLGALDDEGCEAVAAHLATCPVCQRERARLEATIGALATLAPVADPPTDLRDRLLARLDADADGSPPTPQDPPAAATPAPVSRLDTPRWMRFALAAAAVLIVGLGIALALIARDLAHVRSDLAELREEQQMAAAALTGAARAIPLVSEGATHAYGTLYVSEDDHEALLVVTEIPPTPDGRVYQVWLREGEARTSAGVFTVDDSGRAVLRLQAPRPIADYQAMGITEEPGPTGSPGPTSPPLATCSLS